The following proteins come from a genomic window of Manduca sexta isolate Smith_Timp_Sample1 chromosome 6, JHU_Msex_v1.0, whole genome shotgun sequence:
- the LOC115447330 gene encoding proteasome assembly chaperone 2, whose protein sequence is MAQINTWKYIEEGDLSGFTLIVPSVAVGNVAQLTCDLLISSLKMTKIAKIQSLATIPVLGYDPYDINSNELSCSCELYRSEVRKVLVLQIRAPLVLKHARSFLTEVIETLKTKKIKDVIILTSSYAHEKRHIMTSPFRFKMNDLCPYKNKIKHLNWTEHECLEDELNIFGGGFASLLYKIVSEESVPCLLIYKYCSEGDNIPDAFDMIQQLTYVLPLFSGQKDLLSQLVQPVSWKFLFGRPPPREIY, encoded by the coding sequence ATGGCTCAAATAAATACATGGAAATACATTGAAGAGGGAGATTTGTCTGGATTTACTCTTATCGTGCCTAGCGTGGCCGTTGGAAATGTGGCCCAGCTTACTTGTGATTTACTGATTTCCTCTTTGAAAATGACGAAAATTGCAAAAATCCAAAGCCTTGCGACTATTCCAGTCCTGGGTTACGATCCTTATGATATAAATTCCAATGAGCTTTCGTGCTCTTGTGAATTATATCGCAGTGAAGTTAGAAAAGTTTTAGTGTTACAAATTCGAGCCCCTCTAGTCTTAAAACACGCGCGAAGTTTCCTGACTGAAGTTATTGAAACGTTAaagacaaagaaaataaaagatgTTATTATTCTAACGAGTAGCTATGCTCATGAGAAAAGACATATAATGACATCACCATTCAGATTCAAGATGAATGATTtgtgtccatataaaaataaaattaaacatttaaattggaCTGAGCATGAATGTTTAGAAGatgaattgaatatatttggtGGAGGATTTGCttcattattgtataaaattgttagtgaagAATCTGTGCCTTGTTtgttgatatataaatattgttctgAAGGAGACAACATACCCGATGCATTTGATATGATACAGCAATTAACTTATGTGCTGCCATTGTTTAGTGGGCAGaaagatttgttatcacagctagTTCAACCAGTGTCTTGGAAATTTTTATTTGGCAGACCACCACCCAGagaaatatattga